A window of Zingiber officinale cultivar Zhangliang chromosome 5A, Zo_v1.1, whole genome shotgun sequence contains these coding sequences:
- the LOC121982517 gene encoding uncharacterized protein LOC121982517, whose amino-acid sequence MMSSLDFPSRWRSPRPEAAKDRTSAPTGSAKSRRRAAPWRPSLMSISEDVALFADGDATAKAAAGGGGGTRKASRAKSARSVRPRSFKDDYGYYRAAKLVPAFAPAAFVF is encoded by the exons ATGATGAGTTCGCTGGACTTCCCCAGTCGCTGGCGATCGCCACGGCCGGAGGCGGCGAAGGACCGGACGTCGGCGCCGACCGGGTCGGCGAAGAGCCGGCGGAGGGCGGCACCGTGGCGGCCGTCGCTGATGTCGATCTCGGAGGACGTCGCGCTGTTCGCCGACGGAGACGCCACGGCCAAGGCAGCCGCTGGCGGCGGTGGTGGGACGCGCAAGGCGTCGAGGGCCAAGTCAGCCAGAAGTGTCCGTCCCCGCTCCTTCAAGGACGACTACGG GTACTATAGAGCAGCTAAACTTGTGCCAGCGTTTGCTCCAGCCGCCTTCGTATTCTAA
- the LOC121980196 gene encoding la-related protein 6C-like, whose amino-acid sequence MAQETRGEEEKIKEVVEEETTTEAGALSPRFKLNVHAPEFVPRSHLPAVATAPPSSLPGGCFYPYLQFFNGGNGGGGGGSLGPEWFYFADQESTHFVPDFYGKGAAASPKNSSDLAQKIVKQVEYQFSDTNLVANDFLMKIMNKDPEGYVPMSVVASWKKIKALDVNNYTLIKALKTSSKLVLSEDGKKIKRKQLFTERDKEELQSRTVVVENLPEDYSRQNLEKIFSVAGCVKNIRICHPQEPNSARSSKNDVLISNKLHALVEYESTDQAEKAVEKLNDERNWRKGLRVRTMLRCSPKSVIRNKKLDFDHFDIFSDDEQSSSSQTLAGSPRGDQVPPDHSVSRLARCCLRRRPPRTDWFTLAQNEESQNGARKGWGRGRGGKALGQGGGQAGEAMSKLGCPQSPRMPDGTRGFTMGRGKPSPATTSTLGPVGP is encoded by the exons atgGCGCAAGAaaccagaggagaagaagagaagatcaaagaagtggtggaggaagagaCGACGACGGAGGCGGGTGCTCTGAGCCCAAGGTTTAAGCTGAATGTCCACGCGCCGGAGTTCGTGCCGCGGTCGCACTTGCCGGCGGTCGCCACCGCGCCGCCGTCTTCCTTACCAGGAGGGTGCTTCTACCCCTACCTCCAGTTCTTCAACGGCGGcaatggcggcggcggcggcggctcaTTGGGACCAGAATGGTTCTACTTCGCAGACCAAGAATCCACTCACTTCGTTCCGGATTTCTACGGCAAAGGCGCGGCAGCAAGCCCAAAGAACAGCAGCGATCTAGCTCAAAAGATAGTAAAGCAG GTGGAGTACCAGTTCAGCGATACCAATCTGGTTGCAAATGATTTCCTAATGAAGATTATGAACAAAGATCCAGAAGGATATG TGCCAATGTCAGTGGTTGCTTCTTGGAAAAAGATAAAAGCTCTTGATGTCAATAACTACACGCTCATTAAAGCCCTCAAGACCTCCTCTAAGCTT GTTCTTAGCGAGGATGGCAAGAAGATCAAACGCAAGCAACTTTTCACTGAAAGAGACAAAGAGGAGCTCCAA TCTCGTACTGTTGTGGTAGAGAATCTGCCAGAGGATTACTCGCGCCAGAACCTTGAAAAAATATTCAGCGTCGCTGGGTG CGTGAAGAACATCAGGATATGCCATCCTCAGGAGCCAAACTCAGCGAGAAGCTCCAAGAATGATGTGCTGATCAGCAATAAG CTGCATGCGCTGGTGGAGTACGAGAGCACGGATCAAGCTGAGAAGGCG GTCGAGAAGTTGAACGATGAGAGGAACTGGAGAAAGGGCCTTCGAGTGAGAACGATGCTACGATGCTCT CCAAAATCTGTGATCAGGAACAAGAAGCTGGACTTCGATCACTTCGACATATTCTCCGACGATGAACAGTCGTCCTCTTCCCAAACTCTGGCCGGGTCTCCTCGCGGCGATCAAGTGCCCCCCGATCACAGCGTAAGTCGACTAGCTCGGTGCTGTTTGCGGCGGCGGCCGCCGCGGACTGACTGGTTTACTTTGGCGCAGAACGAGGAGAGCCAGAACGGGGCTCGGAAAGGCTGGGGGAGGGGGCGAGGAGGCAAGGCGCTGGGGCAGGGCGGCGGCCAAGCAGGGGAGGCAATGAGCAAGCTAGGCTGCCCGCAAAGCCCCCGGATGCCCGACGGCACGCGCGGGTTTACGATGGGGCGGGGGAAGCCGTCTCCGGCGACGACGAGTACTCTTGGTCCCGTCGGGCCATGA
- the LOC121982509 gene encoding protein FAR1-RELATED SEQUENCE 5-like isoform X2, whose protein sequence is MKSDKKTFVAPAIVFTPLKPITSAHGSSGGHPTTLQPLLHTWTRPVVLLSPATPWAAQPPIPSASEISSMQNNCQKEKVMDMASTDSMQVGDGSNVRWVPRIDMLFDSENDAYEFYNAYAENVGFIVRRSTLWTSKNIITRRTFVCSREGFREKKKGAKEAKCPRPETRIGCPACMTIRLTPSGKYRVTEFAPNHNHQIATVSTIHTLRAKKLRRKARVARADLTDDTVTTPEFETEDDAYEFYNMYAGRLGFSVRRASVTVNAENAITRRMFVCSREGFREQKKGAKRVKKPRPEFRTGCPACMVIRITPSGKYQVTEFVTYHNHQLEASLSTENLISQTADNGLDRAAEMADESAENADNKQVQSRQHCTLLSADKKNHLPTKRIKAIQVGDAGATLEYLQKMQEDNPSFYYAIKVNKDDDLSNFFWADAKSMMDFCYFGDVVFFDTTYKILGYGRPFVLFTGVNHHHQTIIFGSALLYDENTDSVKWLFESFKAAMSGKQPKTILTERSAAISEAIAAVWPGTVHRFCIWHIYQNAVMQLSQAFHGSKTFGYDFSRCLFDFEDEEDFLREWEAMCRKYELKENEWLGQLFEEREKWSLVYGREAFYADMKSAQQKESIGTELKKYLTAETDLLSFFENYEKILSEKRSAEIQADFSASLNTKKPPSMRMLKQAANAYTPAAYRMFEREFESYMDCMLYSLGEVGTISQYNVIVDEKPKEHLVKFDSVDGSATCSCKKFEFLGIQCCHVLKVLDTRNIKEIPSQYILKRWRKDAKNSELSQNLALSFGDPQSSVTNRCNILCRIFGLAAAHAAKSLDSYAFLEGQAELLNNQIEQFLQTRSVETTSVISAPSDRLQNPVESGVPESLQYDKTNQAIFVDSTSHGFLGSRQSHPTMCWGQFSSGPPEL, encoded by the exons ATGAAGAGTGATAAAAAGACTTTTGTTGCCCCAGCCATAGTTTTTACTCCTTTGAAGCCTATCACATCTGCACATGGTAGTTCTGGTGGTCATCCAACTACATTACAACCATTACTGCATACATGGACACGGCCTGTTGTTTTGTTGTCTCCGGCCACACCCTGGGCTGCTCAACCACCTATTCCATCAGCTTCAGAGATTTCATCCATGCAGAATAATTGCCAAAAG GAGAAGGTGATGGACATGGCAAGTACTGATTCTATGCAAGTAGGGGATGGCAGTAACGTGAGATGGGTACCAAGGATTGATATGTTGTTTGACAGTGAGAATGATGCATATGAGTTTTATAATGCATATGCAGAGAACGTGGGTTTTATAGTCAGGAGATCAACATTGTGGACATCAAAAAATATCATCACTAGGAGGACGTTTGTGTGCTCAAGGGAAGGCTTTCGAGAAAAGAAAAAAGGTGCAAAAGAGGCTAAGTGTCCAAGACCTGAAACAAGAATTGGTTGCCCAGCATGCATGACCATCAGGCTCACACCTAGTGGAAAGTACCGCGTGACTGAATTTGCACCGAACCACAACCATCAGATAGCAACTGTGTCTACAATCCATACATTGAGGGCAAAAAAACTCAGGCGTAAGGCTCGAGTTGCTAGAGCAGATCTGACAGATGATACTGTGACAACACCAGAGTTTGAAACTGAGGATGATGCCTATGAATTCTACAACATGTATGCTGGTAGGTTAGGATTCAGTGTTCGAAGAGCAAGTGTGACTGTCAATGCAGAAAATGCGATAACAAGAAGGATGTTTGTTTGTTCACGAGAAGGCTTTCGTGAGCAGAAAAAAGGAGCAAAGAGGGTAAAGAAGCCCCGTCCCGAATTCAGAACAGGTTGTCCTGCCTGTATGGTCATTCGAATAACGCCTAGTGGCAAGTATCAAGTAACGGAATTTGTTACATATcataaccatcagctagaagctTCTCTTTCTACTGAGAACTTGATATCTCAGACtgcagataatggtttagatcgTGCTGCAGAAATGGCTGATGAATCTGCAGAGAATGCAGACAATAAGCAAGTACAATCTCGTCAACATTGCACCTTGCTTTCTGCTGATAAGAAAAACCATCTTCCAACCAAGCGTATTAAGGCTATTCAGGTTGGTGATGCTGGGGCCACATTGGAGTATTTACAAAAGATGCAGGAAGATAACCCATCATTCTACTACGCCATAAAAGTTAACAAAGATGATGATTTATCAAACTTCTTTTGGGCGGATGCAAAATCTATGATGGATTTTTGTTACTTTGGTGATGTTGTATTCTTTGATACTACCTACAAAATACTTGGTTATGGTAGGCCATTTGTGTTATTTACTGGTGTAAATCATCATCACCAAACTATCATATTTGGTTCTGCGCTACTGTATGATGAAAACACAGATTCGGTGAAGTGGTTGTTTGAGAGTTTCAAGGCAGCAATGAGTGGGAAACAACCTAAAACAATTTTAACAGAACGTTCAGCAGCTATAAGCGAAGCAATAGCTGCAGTTTGGCCAGGTACAGTACATAGATTCTGCATTTGGCATATATATCAAAATGCTGTCATGCAACTAAGTCAAGCATTCCATGGATCAAAAACTTTTGGATATGATTTTAGCCGATGCTTATTTGActttgaagatgaagaagatttcTTGAGAGAATGGGAGGCTATGTGCAGAAAGTATGAACTTAAAGAAAATGAATGGTTGGGTCAGTTATTTGAGGAAAGGGAAAAATGGTCGCTTGTATATGGACGGGAAGCATTTTATGCAGATATGAAAAGTGCCCAACAGAAAGAGAGTATTGGTACCGAATTGAAGAAATATTTGACCGCTGAGACTGACCTTCTGTCCTTTTTTGAAAATTATGAGAAAATATTATCTGAGAAAAGGTCTGCAGAGATACAAGCTGATTTTAGTGCTAGTTTGAATACAAAGAAGCCACCTTCTATGCGCATGCTGAAGCAGGCTGCAAATGCTTACACTCCAGCTGCCTACAGAATGTTTGAAAGGGAGTTTGAATCATACATGGATTGTATGTTATATAGTTTAGGTGAAGTTGGCACGATATCTCAATACAACGTTATAGTCGATGAGAAACCTAAAGAACATTTGGTGAAATTTGATTCTGTAGATGGTTCTGCCACATGCAGTTGcaaaaaatttgaatttcttgGGATACAATGTTGCCATGTGTTGAAAGTACTAGATACAAGAAATATTAAAGAGATCCCATCACAGTACATCTTGAAAAGATGGAGAAAGGATGCTAAGAACAGTGAGTTAAGTCAAAACCTAGCTCTCTCTTTTGGTGATCCTCAGTCCTCGGTAACAAATCGCTGTAACATTTTATGCCGCATTTTTGGTCTAGCTGCAGCACATGCGGCTAAATCTTTAGATTCATATGCATTTCTCGAAGGCCAAGCAGAACTACTCAATAATCAGATTGAACAATTTTTACAGACGAGATCTGTAGAAACAACTTCTGTAATATCTGCTCCATCTGATCGACTACAAAATCCAGTTGAAAGTGGAGTACCTGAAAGCCTGCAGTATGATAAAACAAATCAAGCAATATTTGTAGACAGCACATCACACG GATTTCTAGGTTCCAGACAGTCTCACCCAACCATGTGTTGGGGTCAATTCTCATCCGGGCCACCAGAATTGTGA
- the LOC121982509 gene encoding protein FAR1-RELATED SEQUENCE 5-like isoform X1: protein MLSNADPLLSGEMILFYSMKSDKKTFVAPAIVFTPLKPITSAHGSSGGHPTTLQPLLHTWTRPVVLLSPATPWAAQPPIPSASEISSMQNNCQKEKVMDMASTDSMQVGDGSNVRWVPRIDMLFDSENDAYEFYNAYAENVGFIVRRSTLWTSKNIITRRTFVCSREGFREKKKGAKEAKCPRPETRIGCPACMTIRLTPSGKYRVTEFAPNHNHQIATVSTIHTLRAKKLRRKARVARADLTDDTVTTPEFETEDDAYEFYNMYAGRLGFSVRRASVTVNAENAITRRMFVCSREGFREQKKGAKRVKKPRPEFRTGCPACMVIRITPSGKYQVTEFVTYHNHQLEASLSTENLISQTADNGLDRAAEMADESAENADNKQVQSRQHCTLLSADKKNHLPTKRIKAIQVGDAGATLEYLQKMQEDNPSFYYAIKVNKDDDLSNFFWADAKSMMDFCYFGDVVFFDTTYKILGYGRPFVLFTGVNHHHQTIIFGSALLYDENTDSVKWLFESFKAAMSGKQPKTILTERSAAISEAIAAVWPGTVHRFCIWHIYQNAVMQLSQAFHGSKTFGYDFSRCLFDFEDEEDFLREWEAMCRKYELKENEWLGQLFEEREKWSLVYGREAFYADMKSAQQKESIGTELKKYLTAETDLLSFFENYEKILSEKRSAEIQADFSASLNTKKPPSMRMLKQAANAYTPAAYRMFEREFESYMDCMLYSLGEVGTISQYNVIVDEKPKEHLVKFDSVDGSATCSCKKFEFLGIQCCHVLKVLDTRNIKEIPSQYILKRWRKDAKNSELSQNLALSFGDPQSSVTNRCNILCRIFGLAAAHAAKSLDSYAFLEGQAELLNNQIEQFLQTRSVETTSVISAPSDRLQNPVESGVPESLQYDKTNQAIFVDSTSHGFLGSRQSHPTMCWGQFSSGPPEL from the exons ATGTTGTCCAATGCTGATCCCCTGCTGTCTGGGGAAATGATTCTG TTTTACAGCATGAAGAGTGATAAAAAGACTTTTGTTGCCCCAGCCATAGTTTTTACTCCTTTGAAGCCTATCACATCTGCACATGGTAGTTCTGGTGGTCATCCAACTACATTACAACCATTACTGCATACATGGACACGGCCTGTTGTTTTGTTGTCTCCGGCCACACCCTGGGCTGCTCAACCACCTATTCCATCAGCTTCAGAGATTTCATCCATGCAGAATAATTGCCAAAAG GAGAAGGTGATGGACATGGCAAGTACTGATTCTATGCAAGTAGGGGATGGCAGTAACGTGAGATGGGTACCAAGGATTGATATGTTGTTTGACAGTGAGAATGATGCATATGAGTTTTATAATGCATATGCAGAGAACGTGGGTTTTATAGTCAGGAGATCAACATTGTGGACATCAAAAAATATCATCACTAGGAGGACGTTTGTGTGCTCAAGGGAAGGCTTTCGAGAAAAGAAAAAAGGTGCAAAAGAGGCTAAGTGTCCAAGACCTGAAACAAGAATTGGTTGCCCAGCATGCATGACCATCAGGCTCACACCTAGTGGAAAGTACCGCGTGACTGAATTTGCACCGAACCACAACCATCAGATAGCAACTGTGTCTACAATCCATACATTGAGGGCAAAAAAACTCAGGCGTAAGGCTCGAGTTGCTAGAGCAGATCTGACAGATGATACTGTGACAACACCAGAGTTTGAAACTGAGGATGATGCCTATGAATTCTACAACATGTATGCTGGTAGGTTAGGATTCAGTGTTCGAAGAGCAAGTGTGACTGTCAATGCAGAAAATGCGATAACAAGAAGGATGTTTGTTTGTTCACGAGAAGGCTTTCGTGAGCAGAAAAAAGGAGCAAAGAGGGTAAAGAAGCCCCGTCCCGAATTCAGAACAGGTTGTCCTGCCTGTATGGTCATTCGAATAACGCCTAGTGGCAAGTATCAAGTAACGGAATTTGTTACATATcataaccatcagctagaagctTCTCTTTCTACTGAGAACTTGATATCTCAGACtgcagataatggtttagatcgTGCTGCAGAAATGGCTGATGAATCTGCAGAGAATGCAGACAATAAGCAAGTACAATCTCGTCAACATTGCACCTTGCTTTCTGCTGATAAGAAAAACCATCTTCCAACCAAGCGTATTAAGGCTATTCAGGTTGGTGATGCTGGGGCCACATTGGAGTATTTACAAAAGATGCAGGAAGATAACCCATCATTCTACTACGCCATAAAAGTTAACAAAGATGATGATTTATCAAACTTCTTTTGGGCGGATGCAAAATCTATGATGGATTTTTGTTACTTTGGTGATGTTGTATTCTTTGATACTACCTACAAAATACTTGGTTATGGTAGGCCATTTGTGTTATTTACTGGTGTAAATCATCATCACCAAACTATCATATTTGGTTCTGCGCTACTGTATGATGAAAACACAGATTCGGTGAAGTGGTTGTTTGAGAGTTTCAAGGCAGCAATGAGTGGGAAACAACCTAAAACAATTTTAACAGAACGTTCAGCAGCTATAAGCGAAGCAATAGCTGCAGTTTGGCCAGGTACAGTACATAGATTCTGCATTTGGCATATATATCAAAATGCTGTCATGCAACTAAGTCAAGCATTCCATGGATCAAAAACTTTTGGATATGATTTTAGCCGATGCTTATTTGActttgaagatgaagaagatttcTTGAGAGAATGGGAGGCTATGTGCAGAAAGTATGAACTTAAAGAAAATGAATGGTTGGGTCAGTTATTTGAGGAAAGGGAAAAATGGTCGCTTGTATATGGACGGGAAGCATTTTATGCAGATATGAAAAGTGCCCAACAGAAAGAGAGTATTGGTACCGAATTGAAGAAATATTTGACCGCTGAGACTGACCTTCTGTCCTTTTTTGAAAATTATGAGAAAATATTATCTGAGAAAAGGTCTGCAGAGATACAAGCTGATTTTAGTGCTAGTTTGAATACAAAGAAGCCACCTTCTATGCGCATGCTGAAGCAGGCTGCAAATGCTTACACTCCAGCTGCCTACAGAATGTTTGAAAGGGAGTTTGAATCATACATGGATTGTATGTTATATAGTTTAGGTGAAGTTGGCACGATATCTCAATACAACGTTATAGTCGATGAGAAACCTAAAGAACATTTGGTGAAATTTGATTCTGTAGATGGTTCTGCCACATGCAGTTGcaaaaaatttgaatttcttgGGATACAATGTTGCCATGTGTTGAAAGTACTAGATACAAGAAATATTAAAGAGATCCCATCACAGTACATCTTGAAAAGATGGAGAAAGGATGCTAAGAACAGTGAGTTAAGTCAAAACCTAGCTCTCTCTTTTGGTGATCCTCAGTCCTCGGTAACAAATCGCTGTAACATTTTATGCCGCATTTTTGGTCTAGCTGCAGCACATGCGGCTAAATCTTTAGATTCATATGCATTTCTCGAAGGCCAAGCAGAACTACTCAATAATCAGATTGAACAATTTTTACAGACGAGATCTGTAGAAACAACTTCTGTAATATCTGCTCCATCTGATCGACTACAAAATCCAGTTGAAAGTGGAGTACCTGAAAGCCTGCAGTATGATAAAACAAATCAAGCAATATTTGTAGACAGCACATCACACG GATTTCTAGGTTCCAGACAGTCTCACCCAACCATGTGTTGGGGTCAATTCTCATCCGGGCCACCAGAATTGTGA
- the LOC121982516 gene encoding uncharacterized protein LOC121982516, protein MEEGDGQGRGMEEREATRRPPPSMAAKKREMEIEMATEKNVERLLNRISLVFAAVATLALLHLFSNSSLSCTPAPVVRIDRHVARRHQQDGDSSPRSSCDVAAREVVTPEKRFVKLRSSRAWRRRADAFAALFATLRSARILYNSTNVLCVSAGAGHEVAALQESGVADVTGVDIIDFFPLVRRADPHNLPFFDNVFDLGFSTGVTEALFPARFVSEMERTVRRGGAIVLAVNLPSSAQEVEEIKAMFKKSILLEVRNMTMLGSDMTLIVMKNNGKKAS, encoded by the coding sequence ATGGAAGAGGGCGACGGCCAGGGCCGAGGGATGGAGGAGAGAGAGGCGACTCGACGGCCTCCGCCTTCGATGGCAGCGAAGAAGAGAGAGATGGAGATCGAGATGGCGACGGAGAAGAACGTCGAGCGGTTGCTCAACCGGATCTCACTCGTTTTCGCGGCCGTCGCCACTCTGGCCCTCCTCCATCTCTTCTCGAACTCCTCCCTTTCTTGCACTCCCGCTCCCGTCGTCCGCATCGATCGCCACGTCGCCCGCCGCCACCAACAGGACGGCGACTCTTCCCCTCGCTCCTCCTGCGACGTCGCGGCCCGCGAGGTCGTCACCCCCGAAAAACGCTTCGTCAAGCTCCGCTCCTCTCGCGCCTGGCGCCGCAGAGCCGATGCCTTCGCTGCCCTGTTCGCGACCCTACGCTCCGCCCGTATCCTCTACAACTCCACCAACGTTCTCTGCGTCTCCGCTGGCGCGGGCCACGAGGTTGCCGCCCTACAGGAGTCTGGTGTTGCCGACGTCACCGGCGTCGACATCATCGACTTCTTCCCTCTGGTCCGCCGCGCAGACCCGCACAACCTCCCCTTCTTCGACAACGTATTTGATCTCGGATTCAGTACCGGCGTAACCGAGGCGCTGTTCCCTGCTCGGTTCGTTTCCGAGATGGAGCGCACCGTACGCCGAGGCGGAGCCATCGTCCTGGCGGTGAACCTCCCGTCCTCGGCCCAGGAAGTGGAGGAGATCAAGGCGATGTTCAAAAAATCAATCCTTTTAGAGGTGAGGAATATGACCATGCTTGGATCTGATATGACGCTTATCGTGATGAAAAACAATGGGAAAAAAGCATCTTGA